In Desulfarculaceae bacterium, the following are encoded in one genomic region:
- a CDS encoding RluA family pseudouridine synthase, whose amino-acid sequence MAPELSRAQAQRLIKEGRVTLGGRTARPSSKVAAGQELVVAVPPPEPLELAPEPMDLDVLYEDSEIIVVNKPPGLVVHPAAGHYSGTLVAGLLAHCGDLAGIGGKLRPGIVHRLDKDTSGALVAAKSDRAHRGLVAAFAAGLVDKTYLALVRGAPPAKGKAESAIGRHPVDRKRMSSAAKHGKAARTAWRVVHRFDGEASLLRVKIATGRTHQIRVHLSEAGFPVCGDRTYGGRRTRSGLEGTAGAALKKAGRQMLHALELGFAHPLGGERVEVMAPLPPDFRAVLRALEQEYA is encoded by the coding sequence ATGGCCCCGGAGCTCTCCCGGGCCCAGGCCCAGCGCCTCATCAAGGAGGGCCGCGTCACCCTGGGCGGCCGCACCGCCCGCCCTTCGTCCAAGGTGGCCGCCGGACAGGAGCTGGTGGTGGCGGTGCCCCCGCCCGAGCCCCTGGAGCTGGCACCTGAGCCCATGGACCTGGACGTGCTGTACGAGGACTCCGAAATCATCGTGGTGAACAAGCCGCCCGGCCTGGTGGTGCACCCGGCGGCGGGTCACTACAGCGGCACCCTGGTGGCCGGGCTTTTGGCCCACTGCGGCGACCTGGCCGGCATCGGCGGCAAGCTCCGGCCCGGCATCGTGCACCGCCTGGACAAGGACACCTCCGGCGCCCTGGTGGCGGCCAAGAGCGACCGAGCCCACCGGGGCCTGGTGGCCGCCTTTGCCGCCGGCCTGGTGGACAAGACCTATTTGGCCCTGGTGCGCGGCGCGCCTCCGGCCAAGGGCAAGGCCGAGAGCGCCATCGGGCGCCATCCGGTGGACCGCAAGCGCATGTCCTCGGCCGCCAAGCACGGCAAGGCCGCGCGCACCGCCTGGCGGGTGGTGCATCGCTTCGACGGGGAGGCCAGCCTGCTGCGGGTGAAGATCGCCACCGGCCGCACCCACCAGATCCGGGTGCATCTGTCCGAGGCGGGCTTCCCGGTGTGCGGCGACCGCACCTATGGCGGACGCCGGACCCGAAGCGGCCTGGAAGGCACGGCGGGCGCGGCGCTCAAGAAAGCCGGCCGCCAAATGCTGCACGCCCTGGAGCTGGGCTTCGCCCACCCGCTCGGCGGCGAACGGGTGGAGGTCATGGCCCCCCTGCCCCCGGATTTCCGCGCGGTGCTCCGCGCCCTGGAGCAGGAGTATGCTTAG
- the coaE gene encoding dephospho-CoA kinase (Dephospho-CoA kinase (CoaE) performs the final step in coenzyme A biosynthesis.) yields the protein MLRVGLTGGIASGKSTVDRMLVELGAFLVDTDQLSRVAVEPGSPGLERIAARFGPEMIAPDGSLDRARLRALVFADAAARNQLNRIVHPEVARLTNAQLASLESEHPQGVAIIDVPLLFESGWQRGLDRTVLVWVPREVQLKRLMSRDHCSQNQAEEALEAQMPLKNKKALADFLVDNAGALDETLKQVKRLWQQLDSLARAADPRS from the coding sequence ATGCTTAGGGTGGGCCTCACCGGCGGCATCGCCTCGGGCAAGTCCACGGTGGACCGGATGCTGGTGGAGCTGGGTGCCTTTTTAGTGGACACGGACCAGCTTTCGCGGGTGGCGGTGGAACCCGGCTCCCCCGGCCTGGAGCGGATCGCGGCCAGGTTCGGCCCGGAGATGATCGCCCCGGACGGCAGCCTGGACCGCGCCCGTTTGCGCGCCCTGGTCTTCGCCGACGCCGCCGCCCGGAACCAGCTCAACCGCATCGTGCACCCCGAGGTGGCCCGGCTGACGAACGCTCAGCTGGCCAGCCTGGAGAGTGAGCATCCCCAAGGCGTGGCCATCATCGACGTGCCGCTGTTGTTCGAGAGCGGCTGGCAGCGGGGCCTGGACCGCACCGTGTTGGTGTGGGTGCCCCGCGAAGTGCAGCTAAAGCGGCTCATGTCCCGCGACCATTGCAGCCAAAACCAGGCCGAGGAGGCTCTGGAGGCCCAGATGCCTTTGAAAAACAAGAAGGCCTTGGCCGATTTTTTAGTTGACAATGCGGGGGCCCTGGACGAAACTCTCAAGCAGGTAAAGCGTTTGTGGCAACAATTAGATTCTCTTGCCCGCGCCGCCGACCCCCGGTCATAA
- the rho gene encoding transcription termination factor Rho has protein sequence MNILQLKEMPIKALNDMGREFNIEGAAGMRKQDLIFALLTAQAERNGAIYGSGVLEILPDGFGFLRAPDYNYLPGPDDIYVSPSQIRRFNLRTGDTISGQIRPPKEGERYFALLKVEDINHEPPEVARDKILFDNLVPLYPEERIVLEVEGQPKNYSARVMDLMCPIGKGQRGLIVSAPRTGKTMLLQNIANSLAKNHPEVVLIVLLIDERPEEVTDMQRSVKGEVISSTFDEPAQRHVQVAEMVIEKAKRLVEHKRDVVILLDSITRLARAYNTVVPPSGKILSGGVDSNALHRPKRFFGAARNIEGGGSLTIIATALIDTGSRMDEVIFEEFKGTGNMEIHLDRKLSDKRIFPAIDINRSGTRKEELLLEEADLHRIWILRKLLGPLTAVDSMEFLLEKMHGTASNAEFLDSMSR, from the coding sequence CTGAATATCCTCCAGCTCAAGGAAATGCCCATCAAGGCCCTGAACGACATGGGCCGCGAGTTCAACATCGAGGGCGCGGCCGGTATGCGCAAGCAGGACCTCATCTTTGCCCTGCTCACCGCCCAGGCCGAGCGCAACGGCGCCATCTACGGCTCCGGCGTGCTGGAGATCCTGCCCGACGGCTTCGGCTTTTTGCGCGCGCCGGACTACAACTACCTGCCCGGCCCGGACGACATCTACGTTTCGCCCTCCCAGATCCGGCGCTTCAACCTGCGCACCGGCGACACCATCAGCGGCCAGATCCGCCCCCCCAAGGAGGGCGAGCGCTACTTCGCCCTGCTCAAGGTGGAGGACATAAACCACGAGCCGCCCGAGGTGGCCCGCGACAAGATCCTCTTCGACAACCTGGTGCCCCTGTACCCCGAGGAGCGCATCGTCCTGGAGGTGGAGGGCCAGCCCAAGAACTACTCCGCCCGGGTCATGGACCTAATGTGCCCCATCGGCAAGGGCCAGCGCGGCCTCATCGTCAGCGCGCCCCGCACCGGCAAGACCATGCTGTTGCAGAACATCGCCAACTCCCTGGCCAAGAACCACCCCGAGGTGGTGCTCATCGTACTGCTCATCGACGAGCGGCCCGAGGAGGTGACCGACATGCAGCGCTCGGTCAAGGGCGAGGTGATCTCCTCCACCTTTGACGAGCCGGCCCAGCGCCACGTGCAGGTGGCCGAGATGGTCATCGAAAAGGCCAAGCGCCTGGTGGAGCACAAGCGCGACGTGGTTATCCTGTTGGACTCCATCACCCGCCTGGCCCGGGCCTACAACACCGTGGTGCCCCCCAGCGGCAAGATCCTCTCCGGCGGCGTGGACTCCAACGCCCTGCACCGGCCCAAGCGCTTCTTCGGCGCGGCCCGCAACATCGAGGGCGGCGGCTCGCTGACCATCATCGCCACCGCGCTGATCGACACCGGCAGCCGCATGGACGAGGTGATCTTCGAGGAGTTCAAGGGCACCGGCAACATGGAGATCCATCTGGACCGCAAGCTCAGCGACAAGCGCATCTTCCCGGCCATCGACATCAACCGCTCCGGCACCCGCAAGGAGGAGCTGCTTTTGGAAGAGGCCGACCTGCACCGCATCTGGATTCTCCGCAAGCTTCTGGGACCGCTCACCGCGGTGGACTCCATGGAATTCCTCTTGGAGAAGATGCACGGCACCGCCTCCAACGCCGAGTTCCTGGACTCCATGAGCCGCTAG
- the rpmE gene encoding 50S ribosomal protein L31, producing MKSDIHPDFKEVTVRCACGNEFLSGSTKDEIRVEICSACHPFFTGKQKLVDSAGRVERFYKKYAHLDKYAGKAAEMEAERLAAAEAKDKAAEESGE from the coding sequence ATGAAAAGCGACATTCATCCCGACTTCAAAGAGGTGACCGTCCGCTGCGCCTGCGGCAACGAGTTCCTCTCCGGCTCCACCAAGGACGAGATCCGGGTGGAGATCTGCTCGGCATGCCATCCCTTCTTCACCGGCAAGCAGAAGCTGGTGGACAGCGCCGGCCGCGTGGAGCGCTTCTACAAGAAGTACGCCCACCTGGACAAGTACGCCGGCAAGGCGGCCGAGATGGAAGCCGAGCGCCTGGCCGCGGCCGAGGCCAAGGACAAGGCCGCCGAAGAGTCCGGGGAGTAG
- a CDS encoding DUF1385 domain-containing protein encodes MNPANVGGQAVIEGVMMKAPSRLCVAVRRPSGDILVKNDPLRSLAARWPMLGWPFLRGPVILGETLVQGMKALSFSAQQALEEEGEELGSWALLLTLVAAIAAGLGLFVAVPHLLSLALGRVVPGGYDTHSFWFHLVDGLIKVAIFGAYLYIISLMRDIRRVFEYHGAEHKAIYCYESGGELCVEAARGYSRLHPRCGTAFLLVVLVVSILVFAVALPFVPRLAEAGWLNQALLIALKIVLMLPIAGVSYEVIRLAGKKQGKGIWGALIWPGLQLQRLTTREPSDDQIEIALAALKAATCTDKDQEASICVL; translated from the coding sequence ATGAACCCGGCCAACGTGGGAGGCCAGGCGGTTATCGAGGGGGTTATGATGAAAGCCCCCTCGCGCCTTTGCGTGGCGGTCCGCCGTCCCTCCGGCGACATCCTGGTCAAGAACGACCCCCTGCGCTCCCTGGCGGCCCGCTGGCCCATGCTGGGCTGGCCGTTTTTGCGCGGCCCGGTCATCCTGGGCGAGACCCTGGTGCAGGGCATGAAGGCCCTGTCCTTCTCGGCCCAGCAGGCCTTGGAGGAAGAGGGCGAGGAGCTGGGCTCCTGGGCCCTGCTGCTAACGCTGGTGGCGGCCATCGCGGCGGGCCTGGGCCTGTTCGTGGCCGTGCCCCATCTGCTGTCCCTGGCCCTGGGCCGCGTGGTGCCCGGCGGCTACGACACCCACAGCTTCTGGTTTCATCTGGTGGACGGCCTGATCAAGGTGGCCATCTTCGGGGCCTACCTGTACATCATCTCCCTGATGCGCGACATCCGGCGGGTGTTCGAGTATCACGGGGCCGAGCATAAGGCCATCTACTGCTACGAGTCCGGCGGCGAACTCTGCGTGGAGGCGGCGCGGGGCTATTCCCGCCTGCACCCCCGCTGCGGCACCGCCTTCCTGCTGGTGGTGCTGGTGGTCTCCATCCTGGTCTTCGCGGTGGCCCTGCCTTTCGTGCCCCGCCTGGCCGAGGCCGGCTGGCTCAACCAGGCCCTCTTGATCGCCCTGAAGATCGTGCTCATGCTGCCCATCGCCGGGGTGTCCTACGAGGTCATCCGCCTGGCGGGCAAAAAGCAGGGGAAGGGCATCTGGGGCGCCCTGATCTGGCCCGGGCTTCAACTTCAGCGCCTGACCACCCGCGAGCCTTCCGACGACCAGATCGAGATCGCCCTAGCCGCCCTGAAGGCCGCCACCTGCACCGACAAGGACCAGGAGGCCAGCATCTGCGTGCTTTAA
- the prfA gene encoding peptide chain release factor 1 produces MSLSPELKKRLTEVRERYQEVEKSLADPEVLGDPETYTNAAKEHSELAELVETFDTYQRLERELEENQLLLSEDDSELVEMAEAEIASAEEKLPELEDKISLLLLPKDPNDDKNVLLEIRAGTGGDEAALFAADLLRMYLRYAELKGWKHEEMDSHPTDAGGFKEVIVMINGQGAYSQLKYESGVHRVQRVPATESQGRIHTSAVTVAVMPEAEEVELDINPDDLRIDVFRSSGPGGQHVNKTESAVRITHIPTNLVVSCQDEKSQHKNKAKAMKVLRARLYDKMLEEAAAEQAATRRSMVGSGDRSERIRTYNYPQNRVTDHRANLTVYKLEMMMAGELDHMLPELIQQFQSEALKAQADAA; encoded by the coding sequence ATGTCCCTATCCCCTGAGTTGAAAAAGCGCCTGACAGAGGTGCGCGAACGCTACCAGGAAGTCGAGAAGAGCCTGGCCGATCCCGAGGTTTTGGGCGACCCCGAGACCTACACGAACGCGGCCAAGGAGCACTCCGAGCTAGCCGAACTGGTGGAGACCTTCGACACCTATCAGCGCCTGGAAAGGGAGCTGGAGGAGAACCAACTCCTGCTCAGCGAGGACGACTCCGAGCTGGTGGAGATGGCCGAGGCCGAGATCGCTTCGGCCGAGGAAAAGCTGCCCGAGCTCGAGGATAAGATCAGCCTGCTCTTGCTGCCCAAAGACCCCAACGACGACAAGAACGTGCTTTTGGAGATCCGGGCGGGCACCGGCGGCGACGAGGCGGCCCTGTTCGCGGCCGACCTGCTGCGCATGTATCTGCGCTACGCCGAGCTCAAGGGCTGGAAGCACGAAGAGATGGACTCCCACCCCACCGACGCGGGCGGCTTCAAGGAAGTCATCGTGATGATCAACGGGCAGGGGGCCTACAGCCAGCTCAAGTACGAGTCCGGGGTGCACCGGGTGCAGCGGGTGCCAGCTACCGAGAGCCAGGGACGCATCCACACCTCGGCGGTGACCGTGGCGGTGATGCCCGAGGCCGAGGAGGTCGAGCTGGACATCAACCCCGACGACCTGCGCATCGACGTGTTCCGTTCCTCCGGCCCCGGCGGCCAGCACGTGAACAAGACCGAGAGCGCGGTGCGCATCACCCACATCCCCACCAACCTGGTGGTCTCCTGCCAGGATGAGAAAAGCCAGCACAAGAACAAGGCCAAGGCCATGAAGGTGCTGCGGGCGCGGCTCTACGACAAGATGCTGGAAGAGGCCGCCGCCGAGCAGGCCGCCACCCGCCGTTCCATGGTGGGCAGCGGCGACCGCTCCGAGCGCATCCGCACCTACAACTACCCCCAGAACCGGGTCACCGACCACCGGGCCAACCTGACGGTTTACAAGCTGGAGATGATGATGGCCGGCGAGCTGGACCATATGCTCCCCGAGCTGATCCAGCAGTTCCAGTCCGAGGCCCTCAAGGCCCAGGCCGACGCGGCCTAG
- the prmC gene encoding peptide chain release factor N(5)-glutamine methyltransferase — MPEAWTVGRLIPWAAQYLKKYDVEAARLSGELLLARVLGCTRMELYLRFEQPLSPEELAQFKALILRRREHEPVAYILGSREFWGLELSCGPGVLVPRPETEHLVQEALERLVGQEGPKVLDLCTGSGAVALALASERPDAEVVACDISEQALTWARANAQNLGLQERVCFKDGDLWEAVATSHGFFDLITANPPYVSEDEWSQLPPEVREHEPRLALLSGANGLDAVQSIIAGAGAHLRPLGWLLVELGAGQAAAAAELAMASGAFDEVTTAPDLSGIERVLICRRKDYG, encoded by the coding sequence TTGCCCGAGGCCTGGACCGTCGGTCGGCTCATCCCCTGGGCGGCCCAGTATCTGAAAAAGTACGACGTGGAGGCGGCCCGCCTCTCGGGCGAGCTTCTGCTGGCCCGGGTGCTGGGCTGCACCCGTATGGAGCTCTACCTTCGCTTCGAGCAACCGCTCTCGCCCGAAGAGCTGGCCCAGTTCAAGGCTCTGATCCTCCGCCGCCGCGAGCACGAGCCCGTGGCCTACATCCTGGGCAGCCGCGAGTTCTGGGGCCTGGAGCTCTCTTGCGGCCCCGGCGTCCTGGTGCCCCGGCCGGAGACCGAGCATCTGGTGCAGGAAGCCCTGGAGCGCCTGGTGGGCCAGGAGGGGCCCAAGGTGCTGGACCTGTGCACCGGCTCCGGGGCGGTGGCCCTGGCCCTGGCCAGCGAGCGGCCCGACGCCGAAGTGGTGGCCTGCGATATTTCGGAGCAGGCCTTGACCTGGGCGCGGGCCAACGCACAAAATCTAGGACTACAAGAGCGGGTCTGCTTCAAGGATGGCGATCTTTGGGAGGCCGTGGCCACTTCGCACGGCTTTTTCGACCTGATCACCGCCAACCCGCCCTACGTGTCCGAGGACGAGTGGAGCCAGCTGCCCCCCGAGGTGAGGGAGCACGAGCCGCGCCTGGCCCTGTTGAGCGGCGCCAACGGCCTGGATGCCGTGCAGAGCATCATCGCCGGAGCCGGGGCGCATCTTAGGCCCCTGGGCTGGCTTTTAGTGGAGCTGGGCGCGGGCCAGGCCGCCGCCGCGGCCGAGCTGGCCATGGCCAGCGGGGCCTTCGACGAGGTGACCACCGCCCCGGACCTGAGCGGCATAGAGCGCGTGCTCATCTGCCGGCGGAAGGATTATGGATAA
- the murA gene encoding UDP-N-acetylglucosamine 1-carboxyvinyltransferase, translating to MDKLVITGGSPLVGRVKISGAKNAALPLMAATLLTRGKNRLANVPDLRDVRTMGRLLGTLGAETRTRTDRLYIDTGRAEGDEAPYELVKTMRASVLVLGPLVARRGSARVSLPGGCAIGERPIDQHLKGLEAMGCKVKLEGGYVLAEAKRLKGAEIAMDLVTVTGTENLVMAACLAKGTTVIRNAAREPEVVDLCQALSGAGAEISGAGTATITIKGVDELAPLDHRVMPDRIEAGTYMVAAGITRGELTIVDAPLEHLTSVVGKLKEAGIRFQPTPKGLVVSARRAPRPVSIITGPYPGFPTDLQAQLMALMCLNSGSAVFQETIFENRFMHVSELRRLGAEVEVTGSTAVVKGVRGLKGAQVMATDLRASACLVLAALAAEGETHISRVYHLDRGYEAIDQKLTSAGATVRREAESGP from the coding sequence ATGGATAAACTGGTCATAACCGGCGGCAGCCCCCTGGTGGGGCGGGTCAAGATAAGCGGGGCCAAGAACGCGGCCCTGCCCCTGATGGCCGCCACCCTGCTCACCCGGGGCAAGAACCGCCTGGCCAACGTGCCGGACCTGCGCGACGTGCGCACCATGGGCCGCCTGCTGGGCACCCTGGGCGCCGAGACGCGCACCCGCACCGACCGCCTGTACATCGACACCGGCAGGGCCGAGGGCGACGAGGCCCCCTACGAGCTGGTCAAGACCATGCGCGCCTCGGTCTTGGTGCTGGGGCCTTTGGTGGCCCGGCGGGGCAGCGCCCGGGTGTCGCTGCCCGGCGGCTGCGCCATCGGCGAGCGGCCCATCGACCAGCACCTCAAGGGCCTGGAGGCCATGGGCTGCAAGGTCAAGCTGGAAGGCGGTTACGTCCTGGCCGAGGCCAAGCGCCTGAAGGGCGCGGAGATCGCCATGGACCTGGTGACCGTGACCGGCACCGAGAACCTGGTCATGGCCGCCTGCCTGGCCAAGGGCACCACGGTCATCCGCAACGCCGCCCGCGAGCCCGAGGTGGTGGACCTGTGCCAGGCCCTGAGCGGCGCCGGGGCCGAGATCAGCGGGGCGGGCACCGCCACCATCACCATCAAGGGGGTGGACGAGCTGGCCCCCCTGGACCACCGCGTAATGCCCGACCGCATCGAAGCGGGCACCTACATGGTGGCGGCAGGCATCACCCGGGGCGAGCTGACCATCGTGGACGCGCCCCTGGAGCACCTGACCAGCGTGGTAGGCAAGCTCAAGGAGGCGGGCATCCGCTTCCAGCCCACGCCCAAGGGCCTGGTGGTCAGCGCCCGGCGGGCCCCCCGCCCGGTGAGCATCATCACCGGCCCCTACCCCGGCTTCCCCACGGACCTGCAAGCCCAGCTCATGGCCCTGATGTGCCTCAACTCGGGCAGCGCAGTGTTCCAGGAAACGATTTTCGAAAACCGCTTCATGCACGTATCCGAGCTGCGCCGCCTGGGCGCGGAGGTCGAGGTTACCGGCTCCACCGCCGTGGTCAAGGGGGTGCGCGGCCTCAAGGGGGCCCAGGTAATGGCCACCGACCTGCGGGCCAGCGCCTGCCTGGTGCTGGCCGCCCTGGCCGCCGAGGGCGAGACCCACATCAGCCGGGTGTACCACCTGGACCGGGGCTACGAGGCCATCGACCAGAAGCTCACCAGCGCCGGGGCCACTGTCCGCC